The DNA sequence TGACGAGGTGGCCGTGCTCCGGAACGGGAAGATCGTCGAGCACGGCAACACCGCCGACACACTGGAGAAGCCGCAGAACCCCTACACGCAGCGGCTGGTCGCCTCGCGGCTCACCCTGCATTCCGATCGGGGACGCCCGGTGGGGCTTCCCGAGGCCACGGTCGTCGCGTCGATGGCCGAGGCCCGCGGGATCCAGGACGCGGATCTGGAACGTCAGTGGGCCGAGGGCAGTTTGCGGTGGAGCGACTTCGGGGCCGAGGCCGAGGGTGGCCCGCGTTCGAGCGCACCGGCCCTCGAGCTGGCCAAGGTGAAGAAGTCCTTCTCCACCGGAGGCTTCGGCCGGCGTCACCGCAAAGACGTGCTGCACGACGTGAACCTCCGGGTGGGGACGCGCGAGAGCGTCGCCCTGGTGGGGGAGAGCGGTTCGGGGAAGTCGACGATCCTGCGGATCGCGGCCGGCCTCGAGCAGCCCGACACCGGGGACGTCGTGGTCGACCGGCGTCGTGGGGAGGGGGTTCAGGTCATCTTTCAGGACGCGGGTGCCTCCCTGACCCCGTGGCTCACCGTTCGCTCGCTACTGATGGAACGACTCGGGAATACCGTCACCGGAGCCGGTCTCGACCGGTCTCAGCGTGAGGCACACCTGCGGACGGCGCTGGAACGCGTGGCTCTGCCGGCCTCGGTGCTCGACGCGAAACCGGCCGAACTCTCGGGTGGTCAGCGGCAGCGCGTCGCGATCGCCCGGGCCGTGGTGGTGCCCCCGTCGCTGCTGCTGTGTGACGAGCCGACCAGCGCGCTCGATGTCAGCGTGGCCTGCTCGGTACTCAACCTGCTCAACCTTCTGCGTCATGACCTGGGACTGCCCATGCTCTTCGTCACCCACGACCTGGCGGCGGCCCGGGTGATCGCCGACCGCGTTGTCGTGATCAGTCAGGGCGCGATCGTCGAGAGCGTCCCCGCGGACGACCTCGGCGCCGCCATCACCAGCGAGTACGGTCGGAGGTTGCTGCATGCCGTCCTCCACTGAGACCGACGCCTCCGGGACCGCGGCGAACACCTCGTCCTCGGCCGGTGCGCCGCGGGCCCGCCGGAAGACGACCCCGGAGACCGTGGCTCTGGCCGCCCTCGTGATCGTCGTCCTGCTGGCCCTTCTCGGCCCGCTGCTCTCGCCCTACGCGACCGACGTACCCTCCGGAACCCCCTATCTGGAGCCGTTCTCGGGCGGGCACTGGCTCGGTACCGACAACCTCGGCTTCGACGTGCTCACCCGGGTGCTGGCCGGGACGCGCATCAGTCTGTTCGCGGCGCTCGTCGTGACCGGGGGCAGTGCGCTGTTGGGCCTGCTCATCGGCGCCGTCGCCGGTTTTGTCGGTGGCTGGGTGGATAGTCTCCTCATGCGGATCACCGACCTGTTCCTGGCCTTCCCGGCCACGATCGTGGCGATGGCCATCGTGGCGGCTCTCGGGCCCAGTCTGCGCAGCTCGATGATCGGCATCGCGATCGTCTGGTGGCCGCTGTACGCCCGCATCGCCCGTGGCGAGATCCGTCGTGCCGCAACCAGTCTGCACGTCGAGGCAGCGCGGATGAGTGGCACGCACGGCACCCGGCTGATGGTGCGGCACACGGTTCCCACCGTGCTGCCGACCGTGCTCGTCACCGCCAGCCTCGACATCGGCGGTGTCATCATGACGCTCGCGGCCCTGGCCTTCATCGGGCTGGGTTCACCGGCTCCCTCGC is a window from the Kineosporia sp. NBRC 101731 genome containing:
- a CDS encoding ABC transporter ATP-binding protein, translated to MTAALSVANLSVHYTRTTAVDDVSFTIEPGQCLGLVGESGSGKSTIGLAVQGLLTDLRGVTTHGTVTVAGTSLDPSKETGWRGVRGHRVTTVFQDPMSSLDPTMTIGRLLGLVTGSTAESTRWLEEVEIREPATVLRSYPHQLSGGMRQRVMIALALARRPSLLIADEPTTALDVSVQAQILKLLSREREQLGCAVLFITHDLGVARAVGDEVAVLRNGKIVEHGNTADTLEKPQNPYTQRLVASRLTLHSDRGRPVGLPEATVVASMAEARGIQDADLERQWAEGSLRWSDFGAEAEGGPRSSAPALELAKVKKSFSTGGFGRRHRKDVLHDVNLRVGTRESVALVGESGSGKSTILRIAAGLEQPDTGDVVVDRRRGEGVQVIFQDAGASLTPWLTVRSLLMERLGNTVTGAGLDRSQREAHLRTALERVALPASVLDAKPAELSGGQRQRVAIARAVVVPPSLLLCDEPTSALDVSVACSVLNLLNLLRHDLGLPMLFVTHDLAAARVIADRVVVISQGAIVESVPADDLGAAITSEYGRRLLHAVLH
- a CDS encoding ABC transporter permease, with the translated sequence MPSSTETDASGTAANTSSSAGAPRARRKTTPETVALAALVIVVLLALLGPLLSPYATDVPSGTPYLEPFSGGHWLGTDNLGFDVLTRVLAGTRISLFAALVVTGGSALLGLLIGAVAGFVGGWVDSLLMRITDLFLAFPATIVAMAIVAALGPSLRSSMIGIAIVWWPLYARIARGEIRRAATSLHVEAARMSGTHGTRLMVRHTVPTVLPTVLVTASLDIGGVIMTLAALAFIGLGSPAPSPELGLMAGAGLQYLLDSWWIPVFPAVAVGLLSLIFNYLGDGLRSVLRARGA